ACAAGGCAGACATGGTGGACGACGAGGAGCTCCTCGAACTGGTCGAGCTGGAAGTTCGCGAGCTTCTCTCCTCCTACGACTTCCCGGGCGACGACATCCCCATCGTGAAGGGTTCCGCTCTGAAAGGGCTCGAAGGGGACAAGGGCGAGCTCGGCGAGCAGGCGATCCTTGCTCTCATGGACGCAGTCGACTCCTACATCCCGGAGCCGCAGCGTGCTGTTGACCGTCCGTTCCTCATGCCGGTCGAGGACGTTTTCTCCATCTCCGGTCGTGGTACCGTCGCCACCGGCCGCGTCGAGCGCGGTATCGTGAAGGTCGGCGAGGAGATCGAGATCGTCGGCATCAAGACCACCGCCAAGACGACCGTCACCGGCGTCGAGATGTTCAGGAAGCTCCTGGACGAAGGTCGTGCAGGGGACAACATCGGCGCGCTGCTGCGCGGCGTGAAGCGTGAGGACATCGAGCGCGGCCAGGTTCTGGCCAAGCCGGGCTCCATCACCCCCCACACGAAGTTCAAGGCAGAAGCCTATATCCTCTCCAAGGAAGAGGGCGGCCGCCACACCCCGTTCTTCAACGGCTACCGTCCGCAGTTCTACTTCAGGACCACCGACGTGACCGGCGTTGTGGACCTCGAGCCGGGGACCGAGATGGTGATGCCGGGCGACAACGTCGCCATCACCGTGAACCTCATCACCCCGATCGCCATGGACGAAGGGCTTCGCTTCGCAATCCGCGAAGGCGGCCGCACCGTCGGCGCAGGGGTGGTAAGCTCCATCATAGCCTAGGCAGGACAGTTTTTCGCTTCACCTCCACACGGGGGTGAAGCGAAAAAGTACAAGCTTTAAGAGGATACAGTCATGAGAGACATCATCACCCTGTCCTGCACCGAGTGCAAACAGCGCAACTATACCACCACGAAAAACAAGAAGACGACCCCCCAGAAGCTGGAGTTCTCCAAGTACTGCCGCTTCTGCCGCAAGCATACTCCTCACAAGGAAACGAAATAACATAGTGTGGGCTTGGTCTCGCTGCCAAGCCCCTGTTGCAGGCCAGTAGCTCTAACGGCTAGAGCACCGGTCTCCAAAACCGGGTGTTGGGGGTTCGAATCCCTCCTGGCCTGCCATTTTTATTTCACAGTAGCGATACGGGGTGTGACTAGTGCTGGCGAAAAGTAAGAATTTCTTCCAGGAAGTACAGGCTGAACTTGCCAAGGTGACCTGGCCTACCCGCAAGGAAACCATTTCCACAGCTCAGGTAGTCGTTGTCATCATCGTTCTCATCTCTTTGTATCTTGGCGCCTGCGACGCTCTCCTTGCCAAGCTCATCAGGGTTATACTCCGCTAGAGGACGTAAATACATGGCACACAAATGGTACGGCGTTCACACCTACTCCGGCTTCGAGAACAAGGTGCGCCTCTCCTTATTGGAGCGCATCAAAAATCTCGAGATGGAGCATCTCTTCGGAGAGATCCTGATCCCGTGTGAGACCGTAGTCGAACTGAAAAAAGGGGAGAAGCGGACTTCCACCAGGAAGTTCTTCCCCGGTTACATACTGGTCAACATGGAGCTCAACGACGACAGCTGGCACGTGGTCAAGGAGACTTCCAAGGTGACCGGATTCGTCGGCGGCAACAATCCCTTCCCGATTCCTGACGAAGAGGTGGCAAAGATCACCAGGCGCATGGAAGAGGGGGCCGAGAAGCCCCGCCCGAAGGTCCTTTTCGAGGTCGGAGAGACGGTACGGGTCATCGACGGCCCCTTCCTGAACTTCTCCGGCGTTGTGGAGGACGTGAAGCCCGACAAGGGGAAACTGAGGGTCATGGTCAGCATCTTTGGCAGGGCGACACCTGTTGAGCTCGAGTTCATGCAGGTGGAGAAGCAGTAGGGAACCGCGCAAAGTATCCGGAAGTCACGGAAAGAATAAAGGAGTTTAGCAATGGCCAAGAAGATTACAGGTTATATAAAGCTGCAGGTTCCCGCCGGAAAGGCCAACCCCTCGCCGCCGATCGGCCCGGCGCTCGGTCAGCACGGCGTCAACATCATGGAATTCTGCAAGGCGTTCAACGCCAAGACGCAGGGGGACGAGGGGACCATCACTCCGGTGGTGATCACGGTCTACGCCGACCGCTCCTTTACCTTCATCACCAAGACTCCGCCGGCTCCGATCCTGATCAAGAAGGCTCTCGGCCTCGCCAGCGGCTCCGCTACCCCCAACAAGAACAAGGTGGGTAAGCTGACCAAGGACCAGGTTCGCGAGATCGCCGCCAAGAAGATGCCCGACCTCAATGCCGCAAGTCTGGAAGCGGCAATGAAGACGATCGAGGGCACCGCGCGCAGCATGGGCGTTGAAATAGTTTAAAGATAAAGAGAGGGTAAACGGAAATGGCTACTACTAAAAAGCTTAAAGAGGCTCTGGCCAAGGTGGACAGGACCAAGAGCTATCCCCTCACGGACGGGCTTGAGCTGGTGAAAAGCGCTTCCTTCGCGAAGTTCGACGAGACCGTCGACCTCGTGGTGAAGCTCGGCGTCGACCCCCGCCACGCAGACCAGATGGTGCGCGGCGCAGTCGTGCTGCCCCACGGCCTCGGGAAGGAAGTCCGCGTCCTCGTCTTCGCGAAAGGGGAGAAAGAGCGCGAGGCCCGCGAGGCCGGTGCAGACTACGTCGGTGCTGACGATCTCGTGCAGAAGATCCAGGGCGGCTGGTTCGAGTTCGATACCGCCATCGCCACCCCGGACATGATGGGCGTCGTCGGCAAGATCGGCAAGCTCCTCGGTCCCCGCGGTCTGATGCCGAACCCGAAGGTCGGCACCGTCACCTTCGACCTCGCCCGCGCCATCAAGGAGTCGAAGTCCGGCAAGGTGGAATTCCGCGTCGAGAAGGCCGGCATCATCCACGCTCCGGTAGGGAAGGTATCGTTCCCGGCCGAGACCCTCAAAGCAAACGT
The DNA window shown above is from Geomonas sp. RF6 and carries:
- the tuf gene encoding elongation factor Tu → MAKAKFERTKPHVNIGTIGHVDHGKTTLTAAITKVLAGKGQAEFKAFDQIDNAPEERERGITIATAHVEYETDKRHYAHVDCPGHADYVKNMITGAAQMDGAILVVSAADGPMPQTREHILLARQVGVPYIVVFLNKADMVDDEELLELVELEVRELLSSYDFPGDDIPIVKGSALKGLEGDKGELGEQAILALMDAVDSYIPEPQRAVDRPFLMPVEDVFSISGRGTVATGRVERGIVKVGEEIEIVGIKTTAKTTVTGVEMFRKLLDEGRAGDNIGALLRGVKREDIERGQVLAKPGSITPHTKFKAEAYILSKEEGGRHTPFFNGYRPQFYFRTTDVTGVVDLEPGTEMVMPGDNVAITVNLITPIAMDEGLRFAIREGGRTVGAGVVSSIIA
- the rpmG gene encoding 50S ribosomal protein L33; the encoded protein is MRDIITLSCTECKQRNYTTTKNKKTTPQKLEFSKYCRFCRKHTPHKETK
- the secE gene encoding preprotein translocase subunit SecE; translated protein: MLAKSKNFFQEVQAELAKVTWPTRKETISTAQVVVVIIVLISLYLGACDALLAKLIRVILR
- the nusG gene encoding transcription termination/antitermination protein NusG; translated protein: MAHKWYGVHTYSGFENKVRLSLLERIKNLEMEHLFGEILIPCETVVELKKGEKRTSTRKFFPGYILVNMELNDDSWHVVKETSKVTGFVGGNNPFPIPDEEVAKITRRMEEGAEKPRPKVLFEVGETVRVIDGPFLNFSGVVEDVKPDKGKLRVMVSIFGRATPVELEFMQVEKQ
- the rplK gene encoding 50S ribosomal protein L11 — protein: MAKKITGYIKLQVPAGKANPSPPIGPALGQHGVNIMEFCKAFNAKTQGDEGTITPVVITVYADRSFTFITKTPPAPILIKKALGLASGSATPNKNKVGKLTKDQVREIAAKKMPDLNAASLEAAMKTIEGTARSMGVEIV
- the rplA gene encoding 50S ribosomal protein L1, with the protein product MATTKKLKEALAKVDRTKSYPLTDGLELVKSASFAKFDETVDLVVKLGVDPRHADQMVRGAVVLPHGLGKEVRVLVFAKGEKEREAREAGADYVGADDLVQKIQGGWFEFDTAIATPDMMGVVGKIGKLLGPRGLMPNPKVGTVTFDLARAIKESKSGKVEFRVEKAGIIHAPVGKVSFPAETLKANVLALVEALQKAKPAAAKGTYMKKISVSSTMGPGVPIDLAEVTASLK